From Brassica oleracea var. oleracea cultivar TO1000 chromosome C3, BOL, whole genome shotgun sequence, a single genomic window includes:
- the LOC106332520 gene encoding uncharacterized protein LOC106332520: MMNPTHAEFTTSNLNPCEDLKVRLRHHSLMQDYQELHMDTVAMRKRLKTMLNRKATLLAEVRFLRRRYRHLRQEDQPVKQPPGVKNIRGRSNGGKKIKTQIVRVEVSPDSKRSEAEVKHVSLPDLNHRGNETKTSLEKRVPLFDLNQISGEEEEETEAGNNSEEGMRVEDSKRMSIIEMQQQKEMKLSSCRNGENGSNKRKISWQDPVAPLRV; this comes from the exons ATGATGAATCCAACTCACGCCGAGTTCACTACCTCCAACCTTAATCCTTGTGAGGATCTGAAAGTAAGACTTAGGCATCATAGCCTTATGCAAGACTATCAAGAACTTCATATG GATACTGTAGCAATGAGAAAAAGGTTAAAGACTATGCTAAACAGGAAGGCAACACTATTGGCCGAAGTCAG ATTTCTGCGGCGGAGATACAGACATTTGAGACAAGAAGACCAGCCTGTTAAGCAGCCACCAGGTGTTAAAAATATCAGAGGAAGATCAAATGGTGGGAAGAAAATTAAGACGCAAATCGTTCGAGTTGAAGTGTCTCCTGATAGTAAGAGAAGTGAAGCAGAAGTTAAACATGTTTCACTTCCTGACTTAAACCACAGGGGAAATGAAACCAAAACAAGTCTTGAGAAAAGAGTCCCGTTGTTTGATCTAAACCAAATATCT GGAGAAGAAGAGGAAGAAACAGAAGCAGGGAACAATAGTGAAGAAGGAATGAGAGTGGAAGATAGTAAGAGAATGAGCATCATCGAGATGCAGCAGCAGAAAGAGATGAAGCTGTCTTCTTGCAGGAATGGAGAAAACGGATCAAATAAGAGGAAAATTTCATGGCAAGATCCTGTTGCACCTCTCAGAGTCTAA
- the LOC106335299 gene encoding DNA-directed RNA polymerase subunit 5-like protein 1 isoform X2, protein MSEGEDEITRVFKVRRTVLQMLKDRGYNIEESDIELKREDFVQNFCKAMNKVNKEALFVTTDKGPNPDDKIYVFYPEGPKVGVPIIKKDVVMKMRDDKVNRGIIVVPQPITGAAKNAIIELNKILTIEVFEEAELVTNITEHKLINKYYVLDNQAKKELLQKYTVQDTQLPRILVSDPVARYYGLKRGQVVKIRRSDATSLDYYTYRYAV, encoded by the exons ATGTCGGAGGGGGAGGATGAGATCACGAGGGTCTTCAAGGTACGTCGCACGGTCTTGCAGATGCTGAAGGACAGAGGCTACAACATAGAAGAATCTGACATAGAGTTGAAAAGAGAAGACTTCGTTCAAAACTTTTGCAAAGCTATGAACAAAGTCAACAAGGAAGCTCTATTCGTGACAACCGACAAGGGACCAAATCCAGATGACAAG ATATACGTGTTCTACCCGGAAGGTCCTAAAGTGGGAGTCCCAATCATTAAAAAAGACGTGGTGATGAAGATGAGAGACGATAAAGTCAATCGAGGGATCATAGTTGTTCCACAGCCCATAACCGGTGCAGCCAAGAACGCTATTATAGAGCTCAACAAGATTTTAACTATTGAAGTCTTTGAGGAAGCTGAGTTGGTGACTAATATCACCGAGCATAAACTTATCAACAAGTACTATGTACTTGACAATCAAGCTAAGAAGGAACTGCTTCAAAAGTACACGGTGCAAGACACGCAGCTTCCTCGTATCCTTGTCTCTGATCCTGTTGCTAGATATTATGGACTCAAGAGAGGACAAGTTGTTAAGATTAGACGGAGTGATGCTACTTCTTTGGACTATTATACCTATCGATATGCTGTTTAG
- the LOC106335298 gene encoding ubiquitin carboxyl-terminal hydrolase 23-like isoform X2: MEASSNGSCAVSSVFRKIEFHPARKPFNGFSNGKSDFKIETLNPSSSSASKQAFFSSPSFKKRDGSDLLENGLDRELTFNRTIRKIGAGLENLGNTCFLNSVLQCLTYTEPLAAYLHDVGHEKRCHVAGFCALCAMQKHVRNALQATGKILAPKYLVSNLRCVSRNFRNCRQEDAHEYMVNLLECMHKCSLPSGVSSESSDAYRSSLVHKIFGGSLRSRVKCAQCSHSSDKFDPFLDLSLDISKADSLQRALTRFTAVELLDDGAKVYQCERCKQKVKATKELTVFKAPYVLTVHLKRFEAHRSEKIDKKVEFASAVDMKPFVSGPCEGNLKYTLYGVLVHYGRSIHSGHYACFVRTSSGMWYSLDDNRVLQVSEKNVFNQKAYMLFYVRDRQNTAPKNVVPMVKKESLPTARASMIISSNGNDQVSGSTVMKASILNGLGANGRAPLRSCDQGAPAVFNRKDLNAKETQKDPPSSVEAKEILKRENGLSATAVLSQKDSNARENLQKELPISQANGERSLVKEKIKAPCATLPGKAQILVNLPTSVANKDEETLTTPRKTRKGKTKTLQVGLKLFKLALGVRKKMKQKRGRSSAVKVIPEELRSKKGATDQERSTSEITSEVASGSSCLPGKDNIVSVHNERRRNSNGNMLLGSATGDLKERTNENGAVLASDQKPPLRSSDLSKASQIAKRKRESSKDEQIVLQKDEPTVLTRGLPETVVAKWDEEVSASKKMGMNEGTRIGYVADEWDEEYDRGKKKKIRIKEEMYKGPNPFQMIASKKQQTDTKKKWTQRMNTAKTGFRI; the protein is encoded by the exons ATGGAGGCTTCGAGTAACGGATCCTGCGCCGTTTCGTCCGTCTTTAGAAAGATCGAGTTTCACCCCGCGAGGAAGCCCTTCAATGGCTTCTCTAACGGTAAATCCGATTTCAAGATCGAGACTTTGAATCCCAGCTCCTCCTCTGCCAGCAAGCAAGCCTTCTTCTCCTCACCGTCCTTTAAGAAGCGAGACGGGTCTGATCTGTTGGAGAATGGATTAGATCGGGAGCTTACTTTTAATAGAACGATCCGCAAAATC GGTGCTGGTTTGGAGAATCTCGGGAATACATGTTTTCTTAATTCGGTATTACAATGTTTGACATACACGGAGCCATTAGCTGCTTACCTGCATGATGTTGGCCATGAGAAACGCT GCCACGTGGCTGGGTTTTGTGCTTTATGTGCAATGCAGAAGCATGTGAGGAATGCCCTTCAAGCCACTGGCAAAATACTAGCACCGAAATATTTGGTCTCAAACCTGCGAT GCGTTTCGAGAAACTTCAGAAACTGTCGGCAGGAAGATGCTCATGAGTACATGGTCAATCTCCTAGAGTGCATGCACAAGTGTAGTCTGCCTTCTGGTGTGTCAAGCGAATCCTCTGATGCTTACAGGAGCAGCTTGGTTCACAAAATATTCGGTGGTAGCCTCCGTAGTCGG GTGAAATGCGCGCAATGCTCACATAGCTCTGACAAGTTTGATCCGTTTCTTGACTTGAGTCTAGACATTTCGAAGGCGGATTCGTTGCAGAGAGCGCTTACGCGTTTCACTGCTGTTGAGCTTTTAGATGACGGTGCAAAGGTTTACCAGTGCGAAAGATGCAAGCAGAAAGTTAAGGCTACAAAAGAGCTGACTGTTTTTAAGGCGCCGTATGTTCTCACTGTGCATCTCAAGCGGTTTGAAGCGCATAGATCCGAAAAGATCGACAAGAAAGTCGAGTTTGCGTCTGCAGTTGACATGAAACCTTTTGTCAGTGGTCCCTGT GAAGGTAATTTAAAGTACACTCTATATGGTGTCTTAGTTCATTATGGTCGAAGTATTCATTCTGGTCACTATGCGTGCTTTGTTCGCACTTCAAGTGGCATGTGGTACTCCCTTGATGATAACAGA GTTTTGCAAGTTAGTGAGAAGAATGTGTTCAATCAGAAGGCGTATATGCTTTTCTATGTTCGTGATAGACAGAACACAGCCCCAAAGAATGTGGTTCCCATGGTTAAGAAAGAGAGCCTTCCGACAGCAAGAGCTTCTATGATTATATCTTCTAACGGAAATGATCAAGTGAGTGGTTCAACAGTCATGAAAGCATCTATTTTGAACGGTCTTGGTGCCAATGGTAGAGCACCCTTGAGATCATGTGATCAAGGTGCTCCTGCTGTCTTTAACCGAAAAGATTTGAATGCCAAAGAGACTCAGAAGGATCCCCCAAGCAGTGTAGAGGCAAAAGAGATCCTGAAGAGGGAAAATGGTCTAAGTGCTACTGCCGTCTTATCCCAGAAAGATTCAAATGCCAGAGAGAACCTTCAGAAGGAACTGCCAATATCACAGGCTAATGGGGAAAGATCTTTGGTAAAGGAGAAGATAAAGGCTCCATGCGCGACACTACCAGGGAAG GCTCAAATTCTTGTGAACTTGCCTACTTCTGTAGCTAATAAAGATGAGGAGACTCTCACCACACCGAGAAAGACTCGCAAGGGTAAAACAAAAACCCTGCAGGTGGGATTAAAACTTTTTAAGCTGGCCCTTGGCGTACGCAAAAAGATGAAACAGAAAAGGGGGAGATCAAGTGCTGTTAAGGTTATTCCTGAGGAGCTCCGATCCAAGAAAGGAGCTACAGATCAAGAGCGTTCAACTTCAGAGATAACTAGCGAAGTTGCTTCTGGCTCTTCTTGCTTGCCTGGGAAGGATAACATTGTCAGTGTCCATAATGAAAGAAGAAGGAATAGTAATGGGAATATGTTGCTTGGCTCTGCGACTGGAGATCTCAAGGAGAGAACTAATGAAAATGGTGCCGTTCTTGCGTCAGACCAAAAACCACCGTTGAGGAGTTCTGACTTATCTAAAGCAAGCCAAATCGCCAAAAGAAAGAGAGAGTCGTCAAAAGATGAACAAATCGTGTTGCAAAAAGATGAGCCGACGGTTCTCACGCGGGGTTTGCCGGAGACAGTTG TTGCCAAATGGGATGAAGAAGTCTCGGCTTCTAAGAAGATGGGAATGAATGAAGGCACCAGAATCGGTTATGTAGCAGATGAGTG GGATGAAGAATATGATAGAGGGAAGAAAAAGAAGATACGAATTAAAGAAGAGATGTATAAAGGACCAAACCCGTTCCAGATGATTGCTTCAAAGAAACAACAAACCGATACAAAGAAGAAATGGACGCAACGCATGAATACCGCAAAGACAGGCTTCCGGATATGA
- the LOC106328541 gene encoding D-amino-acid transaminase, chloroplastic, producing MTFRIVSFPEPIAGFWPELWSFNTWNLHFVSRAPCSSGLHGFRLPRTRGRTLMCSGSNSHSWNVPVLSSNEVVERLKLVGEGKQFLAMYSSVVGGITTDPAAMVLPLDDHMVHRGHGVFDTAMVINGYLYELDQHLDRILRSASMAKIPLPFDRETIRSILIQTVSVSGCRYGSLRYWLSAGPGDFSLSPSQCPKPSLYAIVYQKDFTVDRRGVKVVTSSVPIKPPEFATVKSVNYLPNALSQMEAEAKGAYAGIWVDNDGFIAEGPNMNVAFVVNKELVMPRFDKVLSGCTAKRTITLAEQLVSKGMLKSVRVVDITVEDGKKADEMMLLGSGVLVKPVIQWDDEVIADGKEGPITNALLDLLLEDMSSGPPSVRVHVPY from the exons ATGACATTTCGAATCGTTTCATTCCCTGAGCCTATCGCCGGTTTCTGGCCGGAGCTGTGGTCATTTAACACTTGGAATCTCCACTTTGTGTCCCGAGCTCCATGTTCTTCAGGTCTTCATGGCTTTCGACTGCCTCGTACACGAGGAAGGACTCTCATGTGCTCAG GTTCAAATTCTCACTCGTGGAATGTTCCTGTTCTGTCCAGCAACGAG GTTGTTGAGAGGCTGAAACTAGTAGGAGAAGGGAAACAGTTCTTGGCCATGTACTCAAGCGTTGTCGGCGGAATCACAACTGATCCAGCTGCTATGGTTCTTCCGTTGGATGATCACATGGTTCATCGTGGTCATGGAGTCTTTGATACCGCCATGGTCATTAACGG ATACCTCTATGAATTGGATCAGCACCTTGACCGTATCTTACGATCTGCATCCATGGCCAAGATTCCACTCCCGTTCGACCGTGAAACCATCAGAAGCATTCTCATCCAAACCGTGAGCGTTTCTGGATGTAGATATGGCTCTCTAAGATACTGGCTCTCTGCTGGCCCAGGAGATTTCTCACTATCTCCATCTCAATGTCCCAAACCATCTCTTTACGCCATTGTGTACCAAAAGGACTTCACCGTTGACCGAAGAGGTGTCAAGGTAGTGACATCCTCCGTCCCCATCAAGCCTCCAGAGTTCGCAACAGTGAAAAGCGTCAACTATCTCCCAAACGCGCTCTCGCAAATGGAGGCTGAGGCTAAAGGAGCGTATGCGGGTATTTGGGTGGATAACGATGGGTTTATAGCAGAAGGTCCGAATATGAATGTGGCGTTTGTCGTTAATAAGGAGCTTGTGATGCCACGGTTTGATAAAGTTTTGAGTGGGTGTACGGCGAAGAGAACGATTACACTCGCTGAACAGCTTGTAAGCAAGGGGATGCTTAAAAGTGTGAGAGTTGTGGATATTACGGTTGAAGATGGTAAGAAGGCTGATGAGATGATGCTTCTTGGGAGCGGTGTTCTCGTCAAACCTGTGATTCAATGGGATGATGAAGTTATTGCTGATG GGAAAGAAGGTCCTATAACCAATGCGCTACTGGATCTGTTGCTGGAAGACATGAGCTCCGGTCCACCTTCTGTTCGTGTGCATGTTCCTTACTGA
- the LOC106332037 gene encoding uncharacterized protein LOC106332037 has protein sequence MAMYIRVKRMKATYFIQCDPTETVLDVKQKLFTLIEQPVSNQRLILMCTEEVLEDSKSLAEQKVENDEVVALTLRKDDGDFEDVDIAQPTDFSVA, from the exons ATG GCCATGTATATCCGTGTCAAGCGCATGAAAGCCACTTACTTTATCCAATGCGATCCCACAGAGACTGTTTTGGATGTTAAGCAGAAGCTCTTTACCCTCATTGAGCAACCTGTTAGCAATCAGCGTCTCATCTTAATGTGTACCGAAGAAGTATTAGAGGATTCCAAGTCTCTAGCAGAACAAAAG GTTGAGAATGATGAAGTCGTGGCTCTGACCTTGAGGAAAG ACGATGGCGACTTTGAGGATGTTGACATTGCACAGCCCACCGACTTTTCTGTTGCATGA
- the LOC106335298 gene encoding ubiquitin carboxyl-terminal hydrolase 23-like isoform X1 yields the protein MEASSNGSCAVSSVFRKIEFHPARKPFNGFSNGKSDFKIETLNPSSSSASKQAFFSSPSFKKRDGSDLLENGLDRELTFNRTIRKIGAGLENLGNTCFLNSVLQCLTYTEPLAAYLHDVGHEKRCHVAGFCALCAMQKHVRNALQATGKILAPKYLVSNLRCVSRNFRNCRQEDAHEYMVNLLECMHKCSLPSGVSSESSDAYRSSLVHKIFGGSLRSRVKCAQCSHSSDKFDPFLDLSLDISKADSLQRALTRFTAVELLDDGAKVYQCERCKQKVKATKELTVFKAPYVLTVHLKRFEAHRSEKIDKKVEFASAVDMKPFVSGPCEGNLKYTLYGVLVHYGRSIHSGHYACFVRTSSGMWYSLDDNRVLQVSEKNVFNQKAYMLFYVRDRQNTAPKNVVPMVKKESLPTARASMIISSNGNDQVSGSTVMKASILNGLGANGRAPLRSCDQGAPAVFNRKDLNAKETQKDPPSSVEAKEILKRENGLSATAVLSQKDSNARENLQKELPISQANGERSLVKEKIKAPCATLPGKAAPLLDGSRNAQILVNLPTSVANKDEETLTTPRKTRKGKTKTLQVGLKLFKLALGVRKKMKQKRGRSSAVKVIPEELRSKKGATDQERSTSEITSEVASGSSCLPGKDNIVSVHNERRRNSNGNMLLGSATGDLKERTNENGAVLASDQKPPLRSSDLSKASQIAKRKRESSKDEQIVLQKDEPTVLTRGLPETVVAKWDEEVSASKKMGMNEGTRIGYVADEWDEEYDRGKKKKIRIKEEMYKGPNPFQMIASKKQQTDTKKKWTQRMNTAKTGFRI from the exons ATGGAGGCTTCGAGTAACGGATCCTGCGCCGTTTCGTCCGTCTTTAGAAAGATCGAGTTTCACCCCGCGAGGAAGCCCTTCAATGGCTTCTCTAACGGTAAATCCGATTTCAAGATCGAGACTTTGAATCCCAGCTCCTCCTCTGCCAGCAAGCAAGCCTTCTTCTCCTCACCGTCCTTTAAGAAGCGAGACGGGTCTGATCTGTTGGAGAATGGATTAGATCGGGAGCTTACTTTTAATAGAACGATCCGCAAAATC GGTGCTGGTTTGGAGAATCTCGGGAATACATGTTTTCTTAATTCGGTATTACAATGTTTGACATACACGGAGCCATTAGCTGCTTACCTGCATGATGTTGGCCATGAGAAACGCT GCCACGTGGCTGGGTTTTGTGCTTTATGTGCAATGCAGAAGCATGTGAGGAATGCCCTTCAAGCCACTGGCAAAATACTAGCACCGAAATATTTGGTCTCAAACCTGCGAT GCGTTTCGAGAAACTTCAGAAACTGTCGGCAGGAAGATGCTCATGAGTACATGGTCAATCTCCTAGAGTGCATGCACAAGTGTAGTCTGCCTTCTGGTGTGTCAAGCGAATCCTCTGATGCTTACAGGAGCAGCTTGGTTCACAAAATATTCGGTGGTAGCCTCCGTAGTCGG GTGAAATGCGCGCAATGCTCACATAGCTCTGACAAGTTTGATCCGTTTCTTGACTTGAGTCTAGACATTTCGAAGGCGGATTCGTTGCAGAGAGCGCTTACGCGTTTCACTGCTGTTGAGCTTTTAGATGACGGTGCAAAGGTTTACCAGTGCGAAAGATGCAAGCAGAAAGTTAAGGCTACAAAAGAGCTGACTGTTTTTAAGGCGCCGTATGTTCTCACTGTGCATCTCAAGCGGTTTGAAGCGCATAGATCCGAAAAGATCGACAAGAAAGTCGAGTTTGCGTCTGCAGTTGACATGAAACCTTTTGTCAGTGGTCCCTGT GAAGGTAATTTAAAGTACACTCTATATGGTGTCTTAGTTCATTATGGTCGAAGTATTCATTCTGGTCACTATGCGTGCTTTGTTCGCACTTCAAGTGGCATGTGGTACTCCCTTGATGATAACAGA GTTTTGCAAGTTAGTGAGAAGAATGTGTTCAATCAGAAGGCGTATATGCTTTTCTATGTTCGTGATAGACAGAACACAGCCCCAAAGAATGTGGTTCCCATGGTTAAGAAAGAGAGCCTTCCGACAGCAAGAGCTTCTATGATTATATCTTCTAACGGAAATGATCAAGTGAGTGGTTCAACAGTCATGAAAGCATCTATTTTGAACGGTCTTGGTGCCAATGGTAGAGCACCCTTGAGATCATGTGATCAAGGTGCTCCTGCTGTCTTTAACCGAAAAGATTTGAATGCCAAAGAGACTCAGAAGGATCCCCCAAGCAGTGTAGAGGCAAAAGAGATCCTGAAGAGGGAAAATGGTCTAAGTGCTACTGCCGTCTTATCCCAGAAAGATTCAAATGCCAGAGAGAACCTTCAGAAGGAACTGCCAATATCACAGGCTAATGGGGAAAGATCTTTGGTAAAGGAGAAGATAAAGGCTCCATGCGCGACACTACCAGGGAAGGCTGCCCCTCTACTGGATGGCAGCAGAAACGCTCAAATTCTTGTGAACTTGCCTACTTCTGTAGCTAATAAAGATGAGGAGACTCTCACCACACCGAGAAAGACTCGCAAGGGTAAAACAAAAACCCTGCAGGTGGGATTAAAACTTTTTAAGCTGGCCCTTGGCGTACGCAAAAAGATGAAACAGAAAAGGGGGAGATCAAGTGCTGTTAAGGTTATTCCTGAGGAGCTCCGATCCAAGAAAGGAGCTACAGATCAAGAGCGTTCAACTTCAGAGATAACTAGCGAAGTTGCTTCTGGCTCTTCTTGCTTGCCTGGGAAGGATAACATTGTCAGTGTCCATAATGAAAGAAGAAGGAATAGTAATGGGAATATGTTGCTTGGCTCTGCGACTGGAGATCTCAAGGAGAGAACTAATGAAAATGGTGCCGTTCTTGCGTCAGACCAAAAACCACCGTTGAGGAGTTCTGACTTATCTAAAGCAAGCCAAATCGCCAAAAGAAAGAGAGAGTCGTCAAAAGATGAACAAATCGTGTTGCAAAAAGATGAGCCGACGGTTCTCACGCGGGGTTTGCCGGAGACAGTTG TTGCCAAATGGGATGAAGAAGTCTCGGCTTCTAAGAAGATGGGAATGAATGAAGGCACCAGAATCGGTTATGTAGCAGATGAGTG GGATGAAGAATATGATAGAGGGAAGAAAAAGAAGATACGAATTAAAGAAGAGATGTATAAAGGACCAAACCCGTTCCAGATGATTGCTTCAAAGAAACAACAAACCGATACAAAGAAGAAATGGACGCAACGCATGAATACCGCAAAGACAGGCTTCCGGATATGA
- the LOC106335299 gene encoding DNA-directed RNA polymerase subunit 5-like protein 1 isoform X1 yields the protein MSEGEDEITRVFKVRRTVLQMLKDRGYNIEESDIELKREDFVQNFCKAMNKVNKEALFVTTDKGPNPDDKIYVFYPEGPKVGVPIIKKDVVMKMRDDKVNRGIIVVPQPITGAAKNAIIELNKILTIEVFEEAELVTNITEHKLINKYYVLDNQAKKELLQKYTVQDTQLPRILVSDPVARYYGLKRGQVVKIRRSDATSLDYYTYRYAICNSTCLGRI from the exons ATGTCGGAGGGGGAGGATGAGATCACGAGGGTCTTCAAGGTACGTCGCACGGTCTTGCAGATGCTGAAGGACAGAGGCTACAACATAGAAGAATCTGACATAGAGTTGAAAAGAGAAGACTTCGTTCAAAACTTTTGCAAAGCTATGAACAAAGTCAACAAGGAAGCTCTATTCGTGACAACCGACAAGGGACCAAATCCAGATGACAAG ATATACGTGTTCTACCCGGAAGGTCCTAAAGTGGGAGTCCCAATCATTAAAAAAGACGTGGTGATGAAGATGAGAGACGATAAAGTCAATCGAGGGATCATAGTTGTTCCACAGCCCATAACCGGTGCAGCCAAGAACGCTATTATAGAGCTCAACAAGATTTTAACTATTGAAGTCTTTGAGGAAGCTGAGTTGGTGACTAATATCACCGAGCATAAACTTATCAACAAGTACTATGTACTTGACAATCAAGCTAAGAAGGAACTGCTTCAAAAGTACACGGTGCAAGACACGCAGCTTCCTCGTATCCTTGTCTCTGATCCTGTTGCTAGATATTATGGACTCAAGAGAGGACAAGTTGTTAAGATTAGACGGAGTGATGCTACTTCTTTGGACTATTATACCTATCGATATGCT ATATGCAATTCCACTTGTCTCGGTCGTATTTGA
- the LOC106335300 gene encoding early nodulin-like protein 1, protein MSSLMICYLFLLLCLLCEGREILVGGKSNTWKVPESTEETLNQWSERTRFKIGDALLWKYNAENDSVMQVSKKDYERCDRLEPIKGYKDGHTKIELKRSGPFYFISGEDGHCQRGEKLLVVVLSPNHNRSYTADAPLTTPVTDKGSDHVLINQAQRSIATACLIFLLPLVLFGLVLLPL, encoded by the exons ATGTCTTCGCTTATGATATGTTATTTGTTTCTGTTGTTATGTTTGTTATGTGAAGGCAGGGAGATTCTAGTGGGAGGCAAGTCCAACACATGGAAAGTTCCAGAGTCTACAGAAGAAACACTAAACCAATGGTCAGAGAGAACACGATTCAAAATTGGAGATGCTCTCC TGTGGAAATACAATGCGGAGAATGACTCAGTGATGCAAGTGAGTAAGAAAGATTACGAGAGATGCGACAGATTAGAGCCTATAAAAGGATACAAAGATGGTCACACGAAGATAGAGCTAAAGAGATCAGGTCCGTTTTACTTCATCAGTGGCGAAGATGGGCATTGCCAAAGAGGGGAGAAGCTTCTTGTTGTTGTCTTGTCTCCAAATCACAACAGAAGCTATACAGCTGATGCTCCTTTAACCACACCGGTCACAGACAAGGGAAGTGATCATGTTCTGATCAATCAAGCACAAAGATCCATTGCAACTGCTTGTTTAATTTTTCTTCTTCCATTAGTCCTTTTTGGTTTAGTCTTGTTACCTCTTTGA